One Glaciihabitans arcticus DNA window includes the following coding sequences:
- a CDS encoding MFS transporter, producing MTSPLGSVLRTPHTVYLLVTSLVGRLPTAMAALAIVQLVRLQGGDFALAGSMTAVYVVAGAIGQPLLGRWIDSAGQTLVLVVSGVAGAAGFVVMAASTADAPALGLAGALLSGLATAPLEPALRSLWPRLVPDGPQLKAAFSLDAGAQELVFIAGPLLTVLGITAFGATGNLLFAAALGLGGTLAFALDRFSRTMEPVAVESGPRRSPVRDGVFRRVVLFQFGVGFPLGMITIAVTAYGEQRGLPELAGWALSANAVGALIGATVSALRPSALPPYRLLAGYGALLALGYLPLALFGAPEIVWVLLAVLAGVMLPPTLAQVFEFVQKITRPQELTEANAWAVSAINVGAAGGTVAAGLIAEVAGGTSILWMVLTAVTVTAACSLAVLPGRVSRVPIDALK from the coding sequence GTGACGTCACCGCTGGGCAGCGTTCTCCGCACGCCGCACACGGTCTACCTGCTCGTCACCTCGCTCGTCGGTCGCCTGCCTACGGCGATGGCGGCGCTCGCCATCGTGCAGCTCGTGCGCCTTCAGGGCGGCGACTTCGCGCTCGCAGGCTCCATGACCGCGGTCTACGTGGTCGCGGGGGCGATCGGCCAGCCGCTGCTCGGCCGCTGGATCGACTCGGCTGGGCAGACCCTCGTGCTGGTCGTTTCCGGCGTGGCGGGTGCCGCGGGCTTCGTCGTTATGGCCGCCAGCACAGCGGATGCCCCGGCTCTCGGCCTCGCCGGCGCCCTGCTGTCCGGGCTCGCCACGGCACCGCTCGAGCCCGCGCTGCGATCCCTCTGGCCGAGGCTGGTGCCGGATGGCCCGCAACTCAAGGCCGCCTTCAGCCTCGACGCCGGAGCCCAGGAGCTCGTCTTCATCGCCGGCCCCCTGCTCACCGTGCTGGGTATCACCGCCTTCGGCGCCACGGGCAACCTGCTCTTCGCCGCAGCCCTCGGGCTCGGCGGCACGCTCGCGTTCGCCCTCGACCGGTTCTCCCGCACGATGGAGCCGGTGGCTGTGGAGTCGGGACCGCGCCGGTCGCCCGTTCGCGACGGCGTCTTCCGCCGGGTGGTGCTGTTCCAATTCGGGGTCGGCTTTCCGCTCGGCATGATCACCATCGCCGTCACGGCCTACGGGGAACAGCGCGGACTGCCGGAACTGGCGGGCTGGGCGCTCTCTGCGAACGCCGTTGGTGCGCTCATCGGGGCCACGGTCTCAGCGCTGCGCCCCTCGGCACTGCCGCCGTACCGCCTGCTGGCCGGCTACGGCGCGCTGCTCGCGCTCGGCTACCTGCCACTCGCCCTATTCGGGGCGCCGGAGATCGTCTGGGTGCTGCTCGCTGTGCTCGCCGGGGTCATGCTGCCGCCCACCCTCGCCCAGGTCTTCGAGTTCGTGCAGAAGATCACGCGGCCGCAGGAGCTCACTGAGGCGAACGCGTGGGCGGTGTCCGCCATCAACGTGGGCGCGGCGGGCGGCACGGTCGCTGCGGGACTGATCGCGGAAGTCGCGGGCGGGACATCCATTCTCTGGATGGTTCTGACGGCGGTCACGGTCACCGCAGCGTGCTCGCTCGCGGTACTGCCGGGGCGCGTTTCGCGAGTGCCGATAGATGCGCTAAAGTAG
- a CDS encoding MerR family transcriptional regulator — translation MAELSERSGVAVPTIKFYLREQLLASGERTSPNQAAYDESHVDRLRLVRALLDVGGLSVTAVRAVLAAIDNTELPLDWAFGIAQQALPAVLPDEDDAASARAIDDLIAERGWRIDPNNPGRATAARVLSRYESLGLGHLRQTAGEYLRAAEIVAAADLDSVIASPDRSTQVETVVVGTVLGDSLFAGLRRIAQEQRSHTLFDPTGSECEEAQ, via the coding sequence ATGGCAGAGTTGAGCGAGCGCAGCGGCGTCGCTGTACCGACCATCAAGTTCTACCTGCGTGAGCAACTGCTCGCTTCGGGGGAGCGCACCAGCCCCAACCAGGCCGCCTACGACGAGAGTCACGTCGATCGGCTGCGGCTCGTGCGCGCCCTGCTCGACGTCGGCGGCCTGAGCGTCACCGCCGTGCGGGCAGTACTCGCCGCCATCGACAACACGGAGCTTCCGCTCGACTGGGCCTTCGGCATCGCCCAGCAGGCGCTCCCCGCTGTTCTTCCCGACGAGGATGACGCGGCCTCCGCCCGAGCCATCGATGACCTGATCGCCGAGCGCGGCTGGCGCATCGACCCCAACAATCCCGGACGTGCAACCGCTGCCCGCGTGCTCTCCCGCTATGAGAGCCTCGGCCTCGGCCACCTGCGCCAGACGGCGGGGGAGTACCTGCGCGCAGCCGAGATAGTCGCGGCCGCCGACCTCGACTCGGTCATCGCGTCACCCGATCGCTCGACCCAGGTCGAGACCGTCGTCGTCGGCACCGTGCTCGGCGATTCTCTTTTTGCCGGACTCCGCCGCATCGCCCAGGAGCAGCGATCACACACCCTCTTCGACCCCACCGGTTCAGAATGCGAGGAAGCGCAATGA
- a CDS encoding MBL fold metallo-hydrolase, whose translation MKLTKHEHACLVLEKSGDVLVVDPGSFTMPLDDLRGVVAIVITHEHPDHWTPEQLDRILEVNTDARIFGPAGVAAAASTYNITVVADGDTHEVGAFTLAFYGAKHAIIHSSIPVIDNVGVLVDDTLWYGGDSFTIPPVPVDTLAVPAGAPWLKIAESIDYTIAVAPKRSFPTHEMVLSVAGKTMSNGRIEAATRQGGGEFFPLEPGETLDL comes from the coding sequence ATGAAGCTCACCAAGCACGAACACGCCTGCCTTGTCCTCGAGAAGAGCGGCGACGTGCTCGTCGTCGATCCGGGCAGCTTCACGATGCCCCTTGACGACCTGCGTGGCGTCGTTGCAATCGTCATCACCCACGAGCACCCCGACCACTGGACCCCGGAGCAGCTCGACCGCATCCTCGAGGTGAACACTGATGCGAGGATCTTCGGCCCGGCCGGAGTTGCGGCCGCGGCATCCACCTACAACATCACGGTGGTCGCAGACGGCGACACCCACGAGGTCGGCGCCTTCACGCTCGCCTTCTACGGGGCCAAGCACGCGATCATCCACTCGAGCATCCCGGTCATCGACAACGTGGGCGTGCTCGTCGACGACACGCTCTGGTACGGCGGCGACTCCTTTACGATCCCGCCCGTGCCGGTCGACACCCTCGCGGTTCCCGCCGGCGCGCCGTGGCTGAAGATCGCCGAGAGCATCGACTACACGATCGCCGTCGCCCCGAAGCGCTCGTTCCCGACCCACGAGATGGTGCTCTCGGTCGCTGGAAAGACCATGTCGAACGGTCGCATCGAGGCGGCAACGCGCCAGGGTGGCGGGGAGTTCTTCCCGCTCGAGCCCGGCGAAACGCTGGACCTCTAA
- a CDS encoding metal-sensitive transcriptional regulator, with protein sequence MIADIKKRALHRTRILEGQMRGLEKMIDNEDYCMDIITQSLAIQKSLRSLNKLLVENHLRTHVSDMFAAGGEQQEHAVDELLKVYELNNNRGE encoded by the coding sequence ATGATCGCAGATATCAAGAAGCGCGCACTCCACCGCACTCGCATCCTCGAGGGCCAGATGCGAGGCCTCGAGAAGATGATCGATAACGAGGACTACTGCATGGACATCATCACGCAGTCGCTCGCCATCCAGAAGTCGCTGCGCAGCCTCAACAAGCTGCTCGTCGAGAACCACCTGCGCACGCACGTGAGCGACATGTTCGCGGCTGGCGGCGAACAGCAGGAGCACGCGGTGGATGAGCTGCTCAAGGTCTACGAACTCAACAACAACCGCGGAGAGTAA
- a CDS encoding copper-translocating P-type ATPase, with the protein MSHDHSTMEHDHASTGSATGHEHHDHDEHAGHGDHSHHDPAQFKRKFWLSLVLTIPTMVFSHGLQDILGLSGPRFPFSEYIPAVFGIVLFFYGGLVFLKGGLQELRAKQPGMMTLISLAIVVAFGYSLAVTLGFPGMDFWWELATLITIMLLGHWIEMSAIMGAQNALGELAKLIPDEATMMHGDHQMTVKVSELKVGDLVLVRPGSAIPADGEVTDGESEVNEALLTGESTLVGKTVGASVIAGSINGDGSLTVRVTKTGGDTAIAGVMKLVAEAQASKSGAQVLADRAAAWLFYIALGAAVLTLIAWALISPDDPAFVIERVVTVLIIACPHALGLAIPLVAQLSTAIGAKNGLLVRSRSALEDARTVQVVLFDKTGTLTEGRQGVAQVTAAAGLEVDEVLALAASIEAKSEHPIARAIVAEAKERKLRIERTTQFANLAGRGAEANLGDRRVTVASQRLVTERGLSIGVDLVHSTRAATGEGKTVVFVVDESGVLGSIALADVIRPESVEAVSKLRKSGIRVAMLTGDSHAVAAFVAAKLGITEIFAEVLPGQKADVVKKLQSDGTRVAMVGDGVNDAPALAQADVGIAIGAGTDVAIESAGIVLASSDPRGVLAAITLSRSTYRKMQQNLFWATGYNAIGIPLAAGVLFGAGVLLSPALGAVLMSASTVVVALNAQLLRRLKL; encoded by the coding sequence ATGTCACACGACCATTCCACGATGGAGCACGACCACGCTTCGACAGGCTCAGCGACCGGGCACGAGCACCACGACCACGACGAGCATGCGGGGCACGGCGACCACTCGCACCACGACCCCGCTCAGTTCAAGCGCAAGTTCTGGCTGAGCCTCGTGCTCACGATTCCCACGATGGTCTTCTCGCACGGGCTGCAGGACATCCTCGGTCTCAGCGGGCCGCGTTTCCCGTTCAGCGAGTACATCCCGGCCGTCTTCGGCATCGTGCTGTTCTTCTACGGCGGACTCGTCTTCCTGAAAGGCGGCCTGCAGGAACTGCGGGCGAAGCAGCCCGGGATGATGACCCTCATCTCGCTCGCGATCGTGGTCGCCTTCGGCTACAGCCTCGCGGTTACCCTGGGCTTCCCAGGCATGGACTTCTGGTGGGAGCTGGCCACCCTCATCACCATCATGCTGCTCGGCCACTGGATCGAGATGTCGGCGATCATGGGCGCGCAGAACGCGCTGGGTGAACTGGCAAAACTCATCCCCGACGAAGCGACGATGATGCACGGGGACCACCAGATGACCGTGAAGGTCTCGGAGCTCAAGGTCGGCGACCTCGTGCTCGTACGACCGGGTTCGGCGATCCCCGCGGACGGCGAGGTGACCGACGGCGAATCCGAGGTCAACGAGGCGCTGCTCACGGGCGAGTCGACGCTGGTCGGCAAGACCGTCGGCGCATCGGTCATCGCGGGCAGCATCAACGGCGACGGCTCGCTCACTGTGCGGGTCACGAAGACCGGCGGGGACACGGCGATCGCGGGCGTGATGAAGCTGGTCGCCGAGGCGCAGGCGAGCAAGTCCGGCGCGCAGGTGCTCGCCGACCGGGCAGCCGCCTGGCTCTTCTACATCGCGCTCGGCGCCGCCGTGCTGACCCTGATCGCCTGGGCGCTCATCTCTCCCGATGACCCGGCGTTCGTCATCGAGCGCGTCGTAACCGTGCTCATCATCGCCTGCCCGCACGCACTCGGACTCGCGATCCCGCTGGTCGCGCAGCTTTCCACCGCGATCGGGGCGAAGAACGGCCTCCTCGTGCGCAGCCGTTCAGCCCTCGAGGACGCCCGCACCGTGCAGGTGGTGCTGTTCGACAAGACCGGAACGCTGACCGAGGGTCGCCAGGGCGTGGCGCAGGTCACAGCGGCAGCCGGGCTCGAGGTGGACGAGGTGCTCGCGCTCGCGGCATCCATCGAAGCAAAGTCGGAACACCCGATTGCACGGGCGATCGTCGCTGAGGCGAAGGAGCGGAAGCTGAGGATCGAGCGCACAACACAGTTCGCGAACCTGGCGGGCCGTGGCGCCGAGGCGAACCTCGGCGATCGTCGCGTCACCGTCGCGAGCCAGCGCCTCGTGACCGAGCGAGGTCTCAGCATCGGGGTCGATCTCGTGCACTCGACGCGCGCCGCGACCGGCGAGGGCAAGACCGTGGTGTTCGTCGTGGACGAGTCGGGCGTGCTCGGCTCGATCGCGCTCGCCGACGTGATCCGCCCGGAGTCGGTCGAGGCGGTGTCGAAGCTGCGCAAGAGCGGCATCCGCGTTGCGATGCTCACGGGCGATTCGCACGCGGTCGCAGCGTTTGTCGCCGCGAAGCTCGGCATCACCGAGATCTTCGCCGAGGTGCTCCCGGGCCAGAAGGCCGACGTGGTGAAGAAGCTGCAGTCGGACGGTACCCGGGTGGCTATGGTGGGCGACGGTGTCAATGACGCTCCGGCCCTGGCACAGGCCGACGTCGGCATCGCGATCGGTGCGGGCACGGATGTCGCGATCGAATCGGCCGGCATCGTGCTCGCGTCGAGCGACCCGCGCGGTGTGCTCGCGGCGATCACGCTGAGTCGGTCCACCTACCGCAAGATGCAGCAGAACCTGTTCTGGGCGACGGGGTACAACGCGATCGGCATTCCGCTCGCTGCGGGCGTGCTGTTCGGTGCAGGGGTGCTGCTGTCGCCCGCGCTCGGCGCGGTGCTCATGTCGGCGTCGACAGTCGTGGTGGCGCTCAATGCCCAGTTGCTGCGGAGGCTCAAGCTCTAG
- a CDS encoding diacylglycerol kinase family protein, producing the protein MPAKKPLSIVVAINPTASFGKGREVGPAVVATLRALGHEVTSLTEPDFEQLVAAGRRAVAAKPDALVVVGGDGMVSLGTNLVAKTRVPLGIVPSGTGNDMARGLGIPIGNTEAAIEYLVDALGRPPRIIDAGLVHHENDETGEPTTTWFACVLSAGFDAIVNERANILRHPKGPSRYLLALGIELVKLRPIRYRLVLDGVETVTEAALVSVGNNISLGGGMKVTPNAILDDGLFDVLVVQPLSRTAFLRVFPRVFKGEHLSDPRVAVHRARRVVIEAEGVVAYADGERVGPLPIDIEMMPGALRVLAAESTESTV; encoded by the coding sequence ATGCCCGCGAAGAAGCCCCTGTCCATTGTGGTGGCGATCAATCCCACAGCGTCGTTCGGCAAGGGGCGCGAGGTCGGGCCGGCCGTCGTGGCAACGCTCCGCGCACTGGGCCACGAGGTGACGAGCCTGACCGAGCCCGACTTCGAACAGCTCGTCGCGGCGGGCCGCCGGGCGGTTGCCGCCAAACCCGATGCCCTCGTCGTGGTCGGTGGCGATGGCATGGTGAGCCTCGGAACCAATCTCGTCGCGAAGACGCGCGTGCCTCTCGGCATCGTGCCGTCGGGCACGGGCAATGACATGGCGCGAGGGCTGGGCATCCCGATCGGCAACACCGAGGCTGCGATCGAGTACCTCGTCGACGCGCTCGGCAGGCCGCCGCGCATCATCGACGCGGGGCTCGTGCACCACGAGAACGACGAGACGGGCGAGCCGACCACGACCTGGTTCGCGTGTGTGCTCTCGGCCGGGTTCGACGCGATCGTGAACGAGCGCGCAAACATCCTGCGCCACCCCAAGGGACCGAGCCGCTACCTGCTCGCCCTCGGCATCGAGCTCGTGAAGCTGCGGCCGATCCGCTACCGCCTGGTGCTCGACGGTGTCGAGACGGTGACCGAGGCCGCGCTCGTCTCGGTCGGCAACAACATCTCGCTCGGCGGCGGCATGAAGGTCACCCCGAACGCGATTCTGGATGACGGCCTGTTCGACGTGCTCGTCGTCCAGCCGTTGTCCCGAACGGCGTTCCTCAGGGTCTTCCCGCGCGTGTTCAAGGGCGAGCACCTGAGCGACCCGCGGGTCGCCGTGCACCGGGCCAGGCGCGTCGTGATCGAGGCGGAGGGTGTCGTCGCCTACGCGGATGGCGAGAGGGTCGGACCCCTGCCTATCGACATCGAGATGATGCCCGGGGCGCTGAGGGTGCTGGCCGCCGAGAGCACGGAGTCGACCGTCTAG
- a CDS encoding TIGR00645 family protein: MSEIPTPSPRQFRDQSPWVAGVGYLIFFSRWLQAPLYLGLIAAQVIYVVVFMTELWHLGEEVFGGLFTGEGIHIDEADIMLAVLGLIDVVMIANLLIMVIIGGYETFVSKIKIDGHPDQPEWLSHVNANVLKVKLAMAIIGISSIHLLKTFIAVHDLSDSNPATEDGTTYTSDGVFWQVMIHLVFILSAVALAWIDKISQSGPHPRAIPASS, from the coding sequence GTGAGCGAGATCCCTACACCCAGCCCCCGCCAGTTCCGCGACCAGTCACCGTGGGTGGCCGGCGTCGGCTACCTCATCTTCTTCAGCCGGTGGCTGCAGGCGCCCCTCTACCTCGGCCTCATCGCCGCCCAGGTCATCTACGTCGTGGTCTTTATGACCGAGCTGTGGCACCTCGGCGAAGAGGTCTTTGGCGGCCTGTTCACCGGCGAGGGCATCCATATCGACGAGGCGGACATCATGCTCGCCGTGCTCGGCCTGATCGACGTGGTCATGATCGCGAACCTGCTGATCATGGTCATCATCGGCGGTTACGAGACCTTCGTCTCCAAGATCAAGATCGACGGACACCCCGACCAGCCCGAGTGGCTCTCCCACGTCAACGCGAACGTGCTCAAGGTCAAGCTCGCCATGGCAATCATCGGCATCTCGTCGATCCACCTGCTCAAGACGTTCATCGCGGTACACGACCTCTCCGACAGCAACCCCGCGACCGAGGACGGCACCACCTATACGTCGGACGGCGTGTTTTGGCAGGTCATGATCCACCTCGTGTTCATCCTGTCGGCCGTGGCCCTCGCCTGGATCGATAAGATCTCGCAGTCCGGCCCGCACCCGCGCGCCATCCCCGCGAGCTCGTAG
- a CDS encoding protein kinase domain-containing protein: protein MDTPTSGPGSILLRERYRPTELIARGGMASVFRARDEQLDRDVAVKIFQATAPGQIEVGKQELKVLASLTHHALVPLLDAGVDHSTPDDPHIFLVMEYVQGTDLRRKLLEGPLSPRQVAYFGFDLAEGLEYIHSRDVVHRDVKPANVLLVEYSDDDVRPRAKLTDFGIAVFSGAQEAIINGRTVGTAAYLSPEQARGEPVTPASDVYSLGLVLLEALTGELAFPGQPLESVSERLARDPRIPDTLPFGWDVLLSAMTAREPADRPRVRDVIVSLRSLVVEELGKHRAANTQPMPVVVSSATQLTVPAILTTEQVSVSQFPTAEEREEARLAAVKRYGSLDGVADSTIERVAGLAARLLGTPVALVSSVERDVIRFRTNLGLDLDEVPRQPGLCSTAIERSTPLVIEDTHLDPRSRDNQLTLDSGMRFYAGAPLRTREGFALGTLCVLDATPRTFSADDIATLEDLAALVMNDLELRLDAQLAGRTG from the coding sequence ATGGACACACCCACCAGCGGCCCCGGCAGCATCCTCCTCCGCGAGCGCTACCGACCGACCGAGCTGATCGCGCGAGGCGGCATGGCCTCCGTCTTCCGAGCGCGGGATGAACAGCTCGACCGCGACGTCGCGGTGAAGATCTTCCAGGCCACCGCGCCGGGCCAGATCGAGGTGGGCAAGCAGGAGCTCAAGGTGCTCGCGAGCCTCACCCACCATGCGCTCGTCCCCCTGCTCGACGCGGGCGTCGACCACTCCACGCCCGATGACCCGCACATCTTCCTGGTGATGGAGTACGTGCAGGGCACGGACCTGCGCCGCAAGTTGCTCGAAGGCCCGCTGTCTCCGCGCCAGGTCGCCTACTTCGGGTTCGACCTCGCCGAGGGGCTCGAGTACATCCATTCGCGTGACGTGGTGCATCGCGACGTGAAGCCGGCGAACGTGCTGCTGGTCGAGTACAGCGACGATGACGTTCGACCGCGCGCCAAGCTCACCGATTTCGGCATCGCCGTGTTCAGCGGGGCGCAGGAGGCGATCATCAACGGGCGCACGGTGGGCACGGCCGCATACCTCAGTCCCGAACAGGCGCGGGGTGAGCCGGTGACCCCGGCGAGCGACGTGTACTCGCTCGGTCTCGTGCTGCTCGAGGCGCTCACCGGCGAGCTCGCCTTCCCCGGCCAGCCGCTGGAGTCGGTCTCAGAGCGCCTGGCCCGCGATCCCCGCATCCCCGACACTCTCCCGTTCGGCTGGGACGTGCTGCTCTCCGCCATGACCGCCCGCGAGCCCGCCGACCGTCCGCGGGTGCGCGATGTGATCGTGTCCCTGCGCAGTCTCGTGGTCGAGGAGCTCGGCAAGCACCGTGCCGCGAACACCCAGCCGATGCCGGTGGTCGTCTCGTCCGCGACGCAGCTGACCGTGCCAGCCATCCTCACCACCGAGCAGGTCTCGGTGAGCCAGTTCCCGACCGCGGAGGAGCGGGAGGAGGCGCGGCTCGCCGCGGTGAAGCGCTACGGCTCCCTCGACGGTGTCGCCGACTCGACGATCGAGCGGGTCGCCGGCCTTGCCGCACGCCTTCTCGGCACCCCGGTCGCGCTCGTGAGCTCGGTGGAGCGCGACGTCATCCGTTTTCGCACCAATCTGGGCCTTGACCTCGACGAGGTGCCGCGCCAGCCCGGGCTGTGCTCGACCGCGATAGAACGCAGCACCCCGCTCGTCATCGAGGACACCCACCTCGACCCGCGCTCGCGCGACAACCAGCTGACTCTCGACTCAGGCATGCGGTTCTACGCCGGCGCTCCGTTGCGAACCCGCGAGGGCTTCGCGCTAGGCACGCTCTGTGTTCTGGATGCCACTCCGCGCACCTTCTCTGCCGACGACATCGCCACCCTCGAGGACCTCGCGGCTCTCGTCATGAACGACCTCGAGCTGAGGCTTGACGCACAGTTGGCCGGACGCACCGGATAG
- a CDS encoding TerC family protein, which produces METLALPAWFEIGSFVVLLLILAADLILAYKRPHIPSTRESALWVGFYVLLALIFAGLMLVIGDAEHAGQFIAGWVTEYSLSIDNLFVFVIIMARFSVPRKYQQEVLMVGIILALIFRGIFIILGAVVIEQFSFVFYIFGAFLLYTAANQAFTNHDDEAETENKLIAFLRRRIAITDVYDGGKLRTVIDGKKVFTPIIVVFIALGTTDLVFALDSIPAIFGITQSPFIVFTANVFALMGLRQLYFLLGDLIDKLVYLKYGIAFILAFIGVKLVLHAMHENELPFINNGQHIEWAPEIDTWTSLGVILASMAIATIASLVKLRVDARRAPAPVQATAADEPTPGDGSTSATAVTDATASSTSPDKSTTPE; this is translated from the coding sequence ATGGAAACCCTCGCCCTGCCCGCATGGTTCGAGATCGGCTCGTTCGTCGTTCTCCTGCTGATCCTCGCCGCGGACCTCATCCTCGCCTACAAGCGCCCGCACATCCCCTCGACCCGTGAGTCTGCGCTGTGGGTTGGCTTCTACGTGCTGCTGGCCCTGATCTTCGCGGGCCTGATGCTCGTGATCGGCGATGCGGAGCACGCCGGGCAGTTCATCGCCGGCTGGGTGACCGAGTACAGCCTGTCGATCGACAACCTCTTCGTGTTCGTCATCATCATGGCGCGCTTCTCGGTGCCGAGGAAGTACCAGCAGGAGGTGCTCATGGTAGGCATCATCCTCGCCCTGATCTTCCGCGGCATCTTCATCATCCTTGGTGCCGTCGTCATCGAGCAGTTCAGCTTCGTCTTCTACATCTTCGGCGCGTTCCTGCTCTACACCGCCGCGAACCAGGCGTTCACCAACCACGATGACGAGGCGGAGACCGAGAACAAGCTCATCGCGTTCCTGCGTCGCCGCATCGCGATCACCGACGTCTACGACGGCGGCAAGTTGCGCACCGTCATCGACGGTAAGAAGGTGTTCACGCCGATCATCGTGGTGTTCATCGCCCTCGGCACCACCGACCTCGTCTTCGCGCTCGACTCGATCCCGGCAATCTTCGGCATCACCCAGAGCCCGTTCATCGTCTTCACGGCCAACGTCTTCGCGTTGATGGGCCTGCGACAGCTGTACTTCCTGCTCGGCGACCTCATCGACAAGCTCGTGTACCTCAAGTACGGCATCGCGTTCATCCTCGCCTTCATCGGTGTGAAGCTCGTGCTGCACGCGATGCACGAGAACGAGCTGCCGTTCATCAACAACGGCCAGCACATCGAGTGGGCGCCCGAGATCGACACCTGGACCTCGCTCGGCGTCATCCTCGCCTCGATGGCCATCGCGACGATCGCGAGCCTCGTCAAGCTGCGAGTGGATGCCCGGCGCGCGCCCGCGCCCGTGCAGGCCACAGCAGCCGACGAGCCGACCCCCGGCGACGGCAGCACCTCCGCGACCGCCGTTACCGACGCCACTGCTTCATCCACTTCTCCCGACAAGTCGACCACCCCCGAATAG
- a CDS encoding FHA domain-containing protein: MLHYAPTAERTWLAFATADRVLLVEAGAATSADRIWTQLAVDGTQAVLDELTASGLGATPSFALVSWTPGVAPDTLALLCIVRGAASLGVETPAGAVVIDGSSASTWVERSIAAASRFTVTTTGDATGAPLPLGTGAAWATSVTLEVAGAVAVPVVEAALPAPEPEDPEELDDHTVVMPSRAERAAAEAPTDDPFDATIVRPRIAPANGTHVAPVPVEDPDHDGATIMSVDRAQLRSRRTTAPVAPAAPSVPRYSLQFSTGFTENLEIPIVVGRAPSVMPGGAGESPLLVPIPGDEDISRNHARFAVEGDSVTVTDLHSRNGTSIAIPGRPPQRLRQGEPTTVLVGTVVDLGGGITITVQER; the protein is encoded by the coding sequence ATGCTCCACTACGCTCCGACCGCCGAGCGGACTTGGCTGGCGTTTGCCACGGCCGACCGTGTGCTGCTCGTCGAGGCGGGCGCCGCGACATCCGCCGACCGCATCTGGACGCAGCTCGCCGTCGATGGCACGCAGGCCGTGCTCGACGAGCTGACCGCGAGCGGCCTCGGTGCGACGCCGTCGTTCGCCCTCGTCTCCTGGACGCCCGGTGTGGCGCCAGACACACTCGCCCTGCTCTGCATCGTGCGCGGGGCGGCATCACTCGGCGTCGAGACGCCCGCGGGCGCGGTGGTGATCGACGGTTCGAGCGCGAGCACCTGGGTCGAACGCAGCATTGCGGCCGCCAGCCGATTCACCGTGACGACGACCGGGGATGCCACGGGCGCCCCGCTTCCGCTGGGCACGGGTGCGGCGTGGGCGACCTCGGTGACGCTCGAGGTCGCCGGCGCTGTCGCCGTGCCGGTCGTGGAGGCCGCGCTGCCAGCCCCCGAGCCCGAGGATCCCGAGGAGCTCGACGACCACACGGTTGTGATGCCGAGCCGCGCCGAGCGCGCTGCCGCCGAGGCGCCGACCGACGACCCGTTCGACGCCACCATCGTGCGGCCGCGCATCGCGCCCGCGAACGGCACGCACGTCGCGCCGGTTCCCGTCGAGGATCCCGACCACGACGGCGCCACCATCATGAGCGTCGACCGTGCCCAGCTGCGCTCGCGCCGCACCACGGCTCCGGTCGCACCCGCGGCTCCGAGCGTGCCGCGCTACAGCCTGCAGTTCTCGACCGGTTTCACCGAGAATCTCGAGATCCCGATCGTCGTCGGACGCGCGCCGAGTGTGATGCCGGGCGGTGCGGGGGAGTCCCCGCTGCTCGTGCCGATCCCGGGCGATGAGGACATCTCGCGCAATCACGCACGTTTCGCCGTCGAGGGCGACTCGGTCACCGTCACCGACCTGCACTCGCGCAACGGCACTTCCATCGCGATTCCGGGACGCCCGCCGCAGCGCCTGCGCCAGGGCGAGCCGACCACCGTGCTCGTTGGCACGGTCGTCGATCTCGGCGGCGGCATCACGATCACCGTGCAGGAGCGTTGA